In a genomic window of Neisseria flavescens:
- a CDS encoding SIMPL domain-containing protein (The SIMPL domain is named for its presence in mouse protein SIMPL (signalling molecule that associates with mouse pelle-like kinase). Bacterial member BP26, from Brucella, was shown to assemble into a channel-like structure, while YggE from E. coli has been associated with resistance to oxidative stress.), translating into MIRPALTALLLATSLPVAAESLNYNIVEFSESANMEVPRDTMTAHFSVNAEGKDRQAVNQAFMKKFNQFNKISQNSKFKAELMERNASPRYQYTNGKRTQTGWEEHAYFKVESKDFEALNRLIADSINFAVLESSSFSVSKEKREETVDQLSKAVILRFKDRAQNLAQTLGFSSYKIVKLNLGHIGNRQVGGDFAQAKMLRAVPAAEMEAGIEDGVPASPGSEEISLTVSGSVQM; encoded by the coding sequence ATGATCCGCCCAGCCCTTACCGCACTACTGCTAGCCACCTCCCTGCCCGTTGCAGCAGAAAGCCTCAACTACAACATCGTTGAATTTTCCGAATCCGCGAATATGGAAGTGCCGCGGGACACCATGACCGCGCATTTCAGCGTCAACGCAGAAGGCAAAGACCGTCAAGCCGTCAACCAAGCCTTCATGAAGAAATTCAACCAGTTCAACAAAATCTCCCAAAACAGCAAATTTAAAGCAGAGCTGATGGAGCGCAACGCATCCCCGCGCTATCAATACACCAACGGCAAACGCACCCAAACCGGCTGGGAAGAACATGCCTACTTCAAAGTAGAAAGCAAAGACTTTGAAGCACTCAACCGCCTGATTGCCGACAGCATCAATTTCGCCGTTTTGGAAAGCTCCTCATTTTCCGTATCCAAAGAAAAACGCGAAGAAACCGTCGACCAACTGAGCAAAGCCGTCATACTGCGCTTCAAAGACCGAGCCCAAAACCTCGCCCAAACGCTCGGCTTCTCCAGCTACAAAATCGTTAAACTCAACCTGGGCCACATCGGCAACCGCCAAGTCGGCGGTGACTTTGCACAAGCCAAAATGCTGCGTGCAGTCCCCGCCGCAGAGATGGAGGCAGGAATAGAAGATGGCGTACCAGCCTCTCCGGGTTCAGAAGAAATCAGCCTGACCGTCAGCGGCTCGGTGCAAATGTAG
- the ftsB gene encoding cell division protein FtsB, with product MKWVTFVLTFALLCCQYSLWFGKGSVGHTEELQEQLVRQEEKNQTLTLRNNFLNAEVEDLAHGQEAIAEIARVELGYVQDGEVYYRIIDRR from the coding sequence ATGAAGTGGGTAACTTTTGTTTTAACCTTCGCACTTTTGTGCTGTCAGTACAGCCTTTGGTTTGGTAAAGGCAGCGTCGGGCATACGGAAGAATTGCAGGAGCAGCTCGTCCGTCAGGAGGAAAAAAACCAAACGCTCACTTTACGCAACAATTTCCTCAATGCAGAAGTTGAAGATTTGGCACACGGACAAGAGGCCATCGCCGAAATTGCCCGCGTCGAATTGGGCTATGTCCAAGACGGCGAAGTGTATTACCGAATCATCGACCGCCGCTAA
- a CDS encoding DUF1841 family protein codes for MYDVNTHDVRRFFAHVWQHRLAPLQLDGLQQKALRIIEAHPEYRHYLEDIEQYLDKEWLPEDGESNPFLHMSLHLSLQEQSAIDQPPGIRAIHQQLCARYNGDWVKAEHDMMEALAETIWEAQRYGRSLDVNAYMTRLRKLVGLGQEEKARLNPHEVGLMDTK; via the coding sequence ATGTATGACGTAAACACCCACGATGTCCGCCGATTCTTTGCCCACGTCTGGCAACACAGGCTCGCACCGCTCCAATTGGACGGCCTGCAACAAAAAGCTTTGCGCATTATCGAAGCCCATCCCGAATACAGACACTATCTCGAAGACATCGAACAATATTTAGATAAAGAATGGTTGCCCGAAGACGGTGAAAGCAACCCATTCCTGCACATGTCGCTACACCTTTCCCTACAAGAACAAAGCGCCATTGATCAGCCCCCGGGCATCCGTGCCATCCACCAACAACTTTGCGCCCGTTACAACGGCGACTGGGTCAAAGCCGAACACGATATGATGGAAGCCTTGGCAGAAACCATCTGGGAAGCACAACGCTACGGACGGAGCCTTGACGTCAACGCCTACATGACCCGCCTACGGAAATTGGTCGGCTTAGGCCAAGAAGAAAAAGCCCGCCTCAATCCCCATGAAGTCGGCTTGATGGATACAAAGTAA
- a CDS encoding single-stranded DNA-binding protein, with protein MSLNKVILIGRLGRDPEVRYMPNGEAVCNFSVATSETWNDRNGQRVERTEWHNITMYRKLAEIAGQYLRKGSQVYLEGRIQSRKYQGKDGIERTAYDIIANEMKMLGGRNDNSGGAPYDDGYNQGGHSSQGSYQQAPQQQYQSAPAQEPPAAPARRPAPAQPTAPVDDIDDDIPF; from the coding sequence ATGTCATTGAATAAAGTTATTCTCATCGGCCGCCTCGGCCGCGATCCGGAAGTCCGCTATATGCCCAACGGTGAGGCCGTCTGTAACTTCAGCGTTGCCACCAGCGAAACGTGGAATGACCGCAACGGCCAACGTGTAGAACGTACCGAATGGCACAACATCACCATGTACCGCAAACTCGCCGAAATTGCCGGTCAATACCTGCGTAAAGGCAGCCAAGTGTATCTGGAAGGCCGTATCCAAAGCCGTAAATACCAAGGCAAAGACGGCATCGAGCGCACCGCTTACGACATCATCGCCAACGAAATGAAAATGCTCGGCGGCCGCAACGACAACAGTGGTGGTGCACCATACGATGACGGCTATAATCAAGGCGGCCATTCAAGCCAAGGCAGTTACCAACAAGCGCCACAACAGCAATACCAATCTGCTCCGGCTCAAGAACCCCCAGCCGCCCCAGCCCGTCGTCCTGCCCCGGCACAACCGACCGCTCCGGTTGATGATATCGACGACGATATTCCGTTCTAA